In Bacteroides coprosuis DSM 18011, the following are encoded in one genomic region:
- a CDS encoding putative ABC transporter ATP-binding protein (KEGG: bth:BT_4052 putative ABC transporter ATP-binding protein~SPTR: Putative uncharacterized protein;~IMG reference gene:2504106398), with product MALSLKGNLSSDYFKAAHKLYSKKERKQIVAYVESYDDVAFWRTLLEEFEDETKCFRVMLPSANTLTKGKKIVLMNSIKAENFGESLIACVDSDYDFLLQEATSVSKALNTNQYIFHTYAYAIENYFCFAESLHEVCVQATLNDKVIFDFERYLGEYSEIVYPLFLWTILFLRQRDTRAFPMYNFNNLTRVYSFQVNDPQKSLDRIKRKVEQKLSELERNYPQNIDLIPRLGKELESLGLIPQTTYLFIQGHHLFDQVVLKILRPVCSILRQQRERYIKRLAQHKTQYENELTSYQNSISDVEQALKKNFGFKNLFAYHWLRSDLKNFVDRIHDD from the coding sequence ATGGCTCTATCACTAAAGGGAAATTTATCATCAGATTACTTTAAAGCTGCTCATAAATTATACTCAAAAAAGGAGCGCAAACAAATTGTAGCTTATGTTGAGAGTTATGATGATGTGGCTTTCTGGCGTACATTATTAGAGGAGTTTGAGGATGAAACAAAATGCTTTCGTGTAATGCTTCCTTCAGCAAATACATTGACTAAAGGAAAGAAAATCGTTTTGATGAATTCTATAAAAGCAGAAAACTTTGGAGAAAGTCTTATCGCTTGCGTAGATAGCGACTATGATTTTTTACTACAAGAAGCTACCTCTGTTTCAAAAGCATTAAATACCAATCAATATATTTTTCATACCTATGCTTATGCCATAGAAAATTATTTTTGCTTTGCAGAGAGTTTGCATGAGGTTTGTGTGCAAGCTACACTAAATGATAAGGTTATCTTTGATTTTGAACGATATCTAGGTGAGTATTCAGAAATAGTATATCCATTGTTTTTATGGACTATCTTGTTTTTAAGGCAAAGAGATACTCGTGCTTTTCCTATGTATAACTTTAATAACTTGACAAGAGTTTATTCTTTTCAAGTGAATGATCCTCAAAAATCGTTGGATAGGATTAAGCGTAAAGTCGAACAGAAACTCAGTGAGCTAGAACGGAATTATCCTCAGAATATAGATTTAATACCTCGTCTCGGAAAAGAATTGGAGTCATTAGGCTTAATACCTCAGACGACATACCTTTTTATACAAGGGCATCATCTTTTTGATCAAGTTGTTCTAAAAATTCTCCGACCAGTTTGTTCTATTCTCCGTCAACAGCGAGAGCGGTATATTAAAAGATTAGCTCAGCATAAGACTCAATATGAAAATGAATTAACATCTTATCAAAATAGTATTAGTGATGTAGAACAGGCTTTGAAGAAAAACTTTGGCTTTAAGAATCTTTTTGCTTATCATTGGCTTCGTTCCGATTTGAAAAACTTCGTAGATCGGATACACGACGATTAA
- a CDS encoding hypothetical protein (KEGG: bfs:BF1004 hypothetical protein~SPTR: Putative uncharacterized protein;~IMG reference gene:2504106401), whose amino-acid sequence MLKRIVFISSLVLASTTSFSQTRVTAGVMQGKEYGVTYTLPKTKIQLTLETNRNQYIPGEFAKYASSYLHLEGVQLEPSISWSIDKVRISSIGVPDADKVFFVRMRDKTVAPLLELTQDGIIKTINVPFGKDHSVAATPLEPSKKMPNPRDFFTEEILMANSTAKMAELVAKEIYSIRESRNSLLRGEAENTPQDGKQLKLMLDNLEEQEAALTSLFRGQTITTSQEFAVAIEPTKEFTDSIICRFSSRLGVVESDNLAGDPISVSLKDLHSVNIPADDGKKKVDGIAYNIPGKASVIVKYKDQIITQGELPITQFGGVEFLAPTLFNKKSKIQAIFDPITGGLIKVDQEDL is encoded by the coding sequence ATGCTAAAGAGAATAGTATTCATAAGTTCACTAGTATTAGCTTCAACTACATCTTTCTCTCAAACAAGAGTAACAGCTGGAGTAATGCAAGGTAAGGAGTATGGCGTTACATACACTTTGCCAAAAACAAAAATACAACTCACTCTAGAGACTAACCGTAACCAATATATACCTGGAGAATTTGCAAAATATGCTAGTAGCTACTTGCACCTAGAAGGAGTACAACTCGAACCGAGTATTTCTTGGTCTATAGATAAAGTAAGAATATCATCTATTGGTGTTCCTGATGCAGACAAAGTTTTCTTTGTTAGAATGCGTGATAAAACAGTAGCTCCACTCTTAGAACTGACTCAAGATGGCATAATAAAGACTATAAACGTTCCTTTTGGAAAGGATCATAGCGTAGCAGCTACGCCATTAGAACCTTCAAAAAAGATGCCTAACCCTAGAGATTTTTTCACTGAAGAGATTTTAATGGCTAATTCTACGGCAAAAATGGCAGAACTAGTAGCTAAAGAAATCTACTCCATACGTGAAAGTAGAAATAGCCTTTTAAGAGGTGAAGCAGAAAACACTCCCCAAGATGGAAAGCAACTAAAGCTTATGCTCGACAATCTTGAAGAACAAGAGGCTGCCTTAACATCTCTATTTAGAGGACAAACCATTACAACATCACAAGAATTTGCTGTTGCAATAGAACCAACAAAAGAATTTACAGACTCTATTATCTGTAGATTTTCATCTAGACTAGGAGTGGTTGAAAGTGATAATTTAGCCGGAGATCCTATTTCTGTATCTCTAAAGGATCTACATTCAGTAAATATTCCCGCAGATGATGGCAAGAAAAAAGTCGATGGAATAGCATACAACATTCCAGGCAAAGCAAGTGTAATAGTGAAGTATAAAGATCAAATCATAACACAAGGCGAGCTACCTATTACACAATTTGGAGGAGTTGAGTTCCTTGCCCCAACTTTATTTAATAAGAAAAGTAAAATTCAAGCTATATTTGACCCTATAACAGGTGGACTAATAAAGGTTGACCAAGAAGACTTATAA
- a CDS encoding MscS Mechanosensitive ion channel (COGs: COG0668 Small-conductance mechanosensitive channel~InterPro IPR006685~KEGG: bth:BT_4053 putative membrane transport protein~PFAM: Mechanosensitive ion channel MscS~SPTR: Putative membrane transport protein;~IMG reference gene:2504106399~PFAM: Mechanosensitive ion channel), whose amino-acid sequence METGVKLINDLFLSWGLSESWAVFFSQMISLLLITLVAFALESVIKKIILNISKKFRNNIPEYSFVYNILSPRIIKSVCQLVTPFILLSAIPFLFSLELGIVTFFLRLCKVYIIAVIIRLIMALMAAVFDQYSRKEEFKDRPLKGLLQTGQTVVFVIGVIIIISTFIGEKPGYLLTGLGASAAVLMLVFQDSILGVVSGIQLSANNMLKVGDWITVPKYDADGTVIEVTLNTVKVQNFDKTITTLPPYALIKDSFQNWRGMVDAKGRRVKRSINIDMTSVKFCTPEMLQKFKQIDLLKHYIVEKEQEILNHNASQEVNDSILINGRRQTNLGVFRSYLNNYLRTLPGVNRNEGFMCMVRQLQPTETGIPLELYFFSDTTNWVEYEALQADVFDHLLAAISTFDLRVFQSPTGQDLFNLGDKLKS is encoded by the coding sequence ATGGAAACAGGAGTTAAGCTAATCAATGATTTATTTTTAAGCTGGGGATTGTCCGAATCATGGGCTGTGTTTTTTTCTCAGATGATCTCTTTATTACTAATAACTTTAGTTGCTTTTGCTTTAGAGTCTGTTATTAAAAAGATAATATTAAATATCTCGAAAAAGTTTAGGAATAATATTCCAGAATACTCCTTTGTTTATAATATACTTTCTCCACGAATAATAAAGAGCGTTTGCCAATTAGTAACTCCCTTTATACTCTTATCAGCGATACCTTTTTTATTTTCTTTAGAGCTTGGTATTGTTACTTTCTTTTTAAGATTGTGTAAAGTCTATATTATAGCAGTAATTATACGTTTAATAATGGCTTTAATGGCTGCTGTATTTGATCAGTATTCAAGAAAAGAAGAATTTAAAGATCGTCCACTTAAAGGATTGCTTCAAACAGGACAAACAGTCGTGTTTGTAATTGGTGTAATTATTATAATCAGTACTTTTATAGGTGAGAAACCAGGTTATTTGCTTACTGGATTAGGAGCTTCTGCTGCTGTATTGATGTTGGTGTTCCAAGATAGTATATTGGGTGTTGTGTCGGGGATTCAACTTTCTGCCAACAATATGTTGAAAGTAGGAGATTGGATTACAGTTCCAAAGTATGATGCTGATGGAACAGTTATAGAAGTGACTTTGAATACGGTAAAAGTCCAAAACTTTGATAAAACTATCACAACATTGCCTCCATATGCTTTAATAAAAGATTCCTTTCAAAACTGGAGAGGAATGGTTGATGCAAAAGGACGACGTGTAAAAAGATCTATAAATATTGATATGACAAGCGTGAAGTTTTGTACTCCAGAGATGCTTCAAAAGTTTAAGCAGATCGATTTATTGAAACATTATATTGTTGAAAAAGAACAAGAGATATTAAATCACAATGCATCTCAAGAAGTAAATGATTCTATTTTAATTAATGGGAGACGTCAGACTAACTTAGGTGTGTTTAGAAGTTATTTGAATAATTATTTACGCACATTACCTGGGGTGAATAGAAATGAAGGGTTCATGTGCATGGTTCGACAGCTACAGCCTACAGAAACAGGAATACCACTTGAACTATATTTCTTTTCTGATACTACCAATTGGGTTGAATATGAGGCTCTTCAAGCAGATGTTTTTGATCATCTATTGGCCGCTATTTCCACATTTGATTTAAGAGTATTCCAAAGTCCTACTGGTCAAGATTTATTCAACCTTGGAGATAAACTTAAGTCGTAA
- a CDS encoding Alpha-L-fucosidase (KEGG: bth:BT_3173 hypothetical protein~PRIAM: Alpha-L-fucosidase~SPTR: Glycoside hydrolase family 95;~IMG reference gene:2504106400), with translation MKTLTFKIILLFLFIPFGFAQTNSHSKYSIWFDKPTDLSGQSVWIKDRGLGMNPDSIWEQYSLPIGNGSFGANIMGSVSVDRVTLNEKTLWRGGPNTANGASYYWNVNKLSAKYLPIIRQAFMDKDLDKVRTLTENNFNGLAAYEETDESPFRFGSFTTLGELYLETGLEEKEISDYKRALSLDSAVVNVSFKEKNTMYSRSYFASYPDSVIVIRYTSEQKAKQNIKLFYAPNPESRGVCIKKGSDRILFKRELLNNNQQFALEIKCIPIGGYYENIENGISICDADEVVFVLSAATDYQMNFNPDFSDPKTYVGLPPEIKTSQRLLRLNGQDYNQMLNEHLQDYQSLFNRVHIDLNSIHSFSSLPTDLRLAQYKEGKLDKAFEELYYQYGRYLLIASSRIGSMPANLQGLWHNNIDGPWRVDYHNNINIQMNYWPASTANLSECIPPLIDFIKTLVKPGKVTAQSYYNARGWTASISSNIFGFTAPLSSKDMSWNFNPMAGPWLATHVWDYFDYTQDLDFLKETGYELIKESANFAVDYLWKMPNGVYSAAPSTSPEHGPIDQGATFVHAVIRQVLSNAIEASKLLREDDDNRQEWIAVLNNLAPYQVGRYGQLMEWSEDIDDPNDNHRHVNHLFGLHPGNSISPITTPQLADAAKVVLEHRGDFATGWSMGWKLNQWARLLDGNHAYKLFQNLLQCGTLPNLWDTHPPFQIDGNFGGIAGVMEMLLQSHMGFIHLLPALPDAWDTGSISGLVARGNFEVSMVWKKCELIETQIFSRKGGDCSVLYKNSQLNFSSIEGETYTIIYSGSKLQLKSE, from the coding sequence ATGAAGACACTCACTTTTAAGATCATATTATTATTTCTATTTATTCCTTTTGGTTTTGCTCAGACAAATTCTCATAGCAAATATTCTATTTGGTTTGATAAACCGACAGATTTAAGCGGTCAATCAGTCTGGATAAAGGATAGAGGTCTGGGTATGAATCCAGATTCTATATGGGAACAGTACTCTTTACCTATTGGTAATGGTTCTTTTGGTGCAAATATAATGGGATCTGTTTCCGTTGATAGAGTTACTCTAAACGAGAAAACTCTTTGGCGGGGTGGTCCTAACACCGCTAATGGTGCATCCTATTACTGGAATGTAAACAAGCTATCTGCCAAATACTTACCTATCATCAGGCAAGCATTTATGGATAAAGATTTAGATAAGGTAAGAACGTTAACCGAAAATAATTTTAATGGTTTAGCGGCTTATGAAGAGACTGATGAATCTCCATTTCGATTTGGTTCATTTACAACTCTGGGTGAGCTGTATCTTGAAACAGGGTTGGAAGAGAAAGAAATATCAGATTATAAGCGAGCTCTTTCTCTAGATTCAGCTGTAGTAAATGTTAGTTTTAAGGAGAAGAACACAATGTATTCTCGATCCTATTTTGCCTCTTATCCAGATAGTGTTATTGTTATTCGATATACTTCTGAGCAGAAGGCAAAGCAGAATATTAAGCTATTCTATGCCCCAAATCCAGAGTCTAGAGGAGTTTGTATAAAGAAAGGTAGTGATCGTATTTTGTTCAAAAGGGAACTCCTAAATAATAATCAGCAATTTGCGCTAGAAATTAAATGTATTCCTATTGGTGGGTATTATGAGAATATAGAGAATGGTATTTCTATCTGCGATGCTGATGAAGTTGTATTTGTCTTGTCGGCAGCTACAGATTATCAAATGAATTTCAATCCTGATTTTTCTGATCCCAAGACATACGTTGGGCTTCCACCAGAAATTAAAACATCTCAAAGATTGCTTCGTTTGAATGGTCAGGATTATAATCAAATGCTAAATGAGCATCTCCAAGATTATCAATCTTTATTTAATCGTGTTCATATTGATCTAAATTCTATTCATTCATTTTCATCACTCCCAACTGATCTACGCTTAGCTCAGTACAAAGAGGGAAAGTTAGATAAAGCTTTTGAGGAACTTTATTATCAGTATGGACGATATTTGTTAATTGCCAGCTCTCGTATAGGTTCTATGCCTGCAAACTTGCAAGGGTTATGGCATAATAATATTGATGGTCCATGGAGAGTCGATTATCACAATAATATTAATATTCAGATGAATTATTGGCCTGCCTCTACTGCGAATTTATCTGAATGTATTCCACCATTAATTGATTTTATAAAGACATTGGTTAAACCGGGGAAGGTAACAGCACAGTCTTATTATAATGCAAGAGGATGGACTGCCTCTATTTCTTCTAATATCTTTGGATTTACGGCACCCTTATCTAGTAAAGACATGAGTTGGAATTTTAATCCAATGGCTGGACCATGGTTGGCAACTCATGTATGGGATTATTTTGATTATACTCAAGATCTTGATTTTTTAAAAGAAACTGGGTATGAGTTAATAAAAGAGAGTGCTAATTTTGCAGTAGATTATTTGTGGAAAATGCCTAATGGTGTGTATTCTGCAGCACCATCAACGTCACCCGAACATGGTCCTATTGATCAAGGAGCTACATTTGTGCATGCTGTTATTCGACAAGTTTTGAGCAATGCTATAGAAGCTAGTAAGTTATTACGAGAAGATGATGATAATCGTCAAGAGTGGATTGCAGTATTGAATAACTTAGCTCCATATCAAGTAGGGAGATATGGACAGCTGATGGAGTGGTCTGAAGATATTGATGATCCAAATGATAATCATCGACATGTCAATCATTTATTCGGTTTGCACCCAGGGAATTCTATATCTCCTATAACTACTCCTCAATTGGCAGATGCAGCAAAGGTTGTTTTAGAACATCGAGGTGATTTTGCAACGGGTTGGAGTATGGGATGGAAGTTGAATCAATGGGCACGTTTACTAGATGGGAATCATGCTTATAAGTTGTTTCAGAACCTGTTGCAATGTGGAACATTACCTAATCTATGGGATACCCATCCTCCCTTTCAAATTGATGGGAACTTCGGAGGAATTGCTGGTGTTATGGAAATGCTTTTGCAAAGCCATATGGGATTTATTCATCTATTACCCGCTTTGCCTGATGCATGGGATACTGGTTCTATTTCTGGGCTAGTGGCAAGAGGTAATTTTGAAGTGTCAATGGTTTGGAAAAAGTGTGAGCTCATTGAAACTCAGATATTTTCTCGTAAAGGGGGAGATTGTAGTGTTTTATATAAGAATTCTCAATTAAATTTTTCTTCCATTGAGGGAGAAACTTATACTATAATCTATAGCGGTAGTAAGCTGCAATTAAAAAGCGAGTAG
- a CDS encoding transcriptional regulator, AraC family (COGs: COG2207 AraC-type DNA-binding domain-containing protein~InterPro IPR000005:IPR018060~KEGG: bfs:BF2178 AraC family transcriptional regulator~PFAM: HTH transcriptional regulator, AraC~SMART: Helix-turn-helix, AraC type, DNA binding domain~SPTR: Putative AraC-family transcriptional regulator;~IMG reference gene:2504106403~PFAM: Bacterial regulatory helix-turn-helix proteins, AraC family): MRKTIIKKMKTLYIKEHLACSNYVSDHYTGFTRHNIEANEEFDIEQHNLHYLLFVLEGTVEIRSDEFDYRIYKADTMVAFSKNSQLSGKAITKAKVYLLCFDKHVNVCDKLVLESLYTQFPIEKNEYLGLPIKEGMKRVLDSMDFYLDNRLQCMHLHTMKLQEIFFVFRGFYRKEDMINFFSPILNKTVNFKDFVIANYQKVKTVEELSILYGCSLRSFNRKFKEHFDDSPYNWILRQRAKHVKAQLLTPGIEFAEIIKEFKFSSASHFSTYCKKQFGVTPREIRKTVQ; this comes from the coding sequence ATGCGTAAAACAATTATCAAAAAGATGAAGACACTTTATATTAAAGAACACCTTGCTTGTTCTAACTATGTCTCAGACCACTACACAGGCTTTACAAGACATAATATAGAAGCCAATGAAGAGTTTGATATTGAGCAACACAACTTGCACTACTTACTATTTGTTCTCGAGGGAACAGTAGAAATACGTAGTGACGAGTTTGATTATCGTATATACAAAGCAGATACGATGGTTGCATTCTCTAAAAATAGCCAATTATCAGGAAAAGCTATTACAAAAGCAAAAGTTTATTTGCTTTGTTTTGACAAACACGTAAACGTTTGTGACAAACTAGTCCTTGAAAGTTTATATACCCAATTTCCAATAGAAAAAAATGAGTATTTAGGGCTACCTATTAAGGAAGGTATGAAACGCGTTCTTGATAGTATGGACTTCTATTTAGACAACAGACTTCAATGTATGCACCTACATACTATGAAGTTACAAGAAATATTCTTTGTTTTTAGAGGTTTTTATAGAAAAGAAGATATGATTAATTTCTTCTCTCCTATTTTGAATAAAACTGTAAATTTTAAAGATTTTGTCATTGCTAATTATCAGAAAGTAAAAACAGTTGAAGAGCTATCAATTCTTTATGGCTGTTCACTAAGATCATTCAACAGAAAATTCAAAGAACATTTTGATGACTCTCCATACAACTGGATACTAAGACAAAGAGCTAAACACGTAAAAGCTCAGTTATTAACTCCAGGCATTGAGTTTGCTGAAATTATTAAAGAATTTAAATTCTCGTCAGCATCTCACTTCTCTACCTATTGTAAAAAACAATTTGGAGTTACTCCGAGAGAAATTAGAAAGACAGTACAGTAA
- a CDS encoding YjeF-related protein (COGs: COG0063 sugar kinase~InterPro IPR004443:IPR000631~KEGG: bth:BT_4383 putative sugar kinase~PFAM: Uncharacterised protein family, carbohydrate kinase-related; YjeF-related protein, N-terminal~SPTR: Putative uncharacterized protein;~TIGRFAM: Uncharacterised protein family, carbohydrate kinase-related~IMG reference gene:2504106402~PFAM: Carbohydrate kinase; YjeF-related protein N-terminus~TIGRFAM: yjeF C-terminal region, hydroxyethylthiazole kinase-related), whose product MNTSSTYNVVIFLNSTFYTNSLDQIIEPLISNQSAIVYLFNIHNQEKLDLTHWEKKNNNIKVEEITSQFVPPTLTEETLVIDALFGFELQHPLSGGFAAVARLINSSKSTVVSIGAPSGLFPEDNTTNNLNHIIKANYTILTEEPPLACYFDENQPFLGQWNILPINPKKEEDLVPFTSEEEVIDIIKPRRRFSHKGTYGHGLLVAGSLGMAGACSMAASASLKSGIGLLTIHTPLCNRAIHQVSTPEAMVDCDTNEICFSQLLDTTGYKAVAVGPGLGLAEESATALQHLILQCDELGTPLIIDADGLNILANYPHLYRNIKGAILTPHPVEIERLIGKCNNSYIRLNRAIEFAKKFEVFIILKDAYSFVICPDGSYQLNPTGNEGMATGGSGDVLTGILLALRAQGYSQEECIKLGTYIHGKAGDLAALEVGKIGMTAQDIIKYLPKAWKELSETALKYNGFNLFSNSTN is encoded by the coding sequence ATGAATACAAGCTCTACCTATAATGTTGTTATATTTTTAAATAGCACATTTTATACCAATAGCTTAGATCAAATTATCGAACCTCTTATTTCGAATCAATCTGCTATTGTGTATCTCTTTAATATTCACAATCAAGAGAAATTAGATTTAACACACTGGGAAAAGAAGAATAATAATATTAAAGTAGAAGAAATCACTTCCCAGTTTGTACCTCCAACCCTAACTGAAGAAACATTAGTCATTGATGCATTATTCGGTTTTGAATTACAACACCCTCTATCTGGAGGATTTGCTGCTGTTGCAAGATTAATCAATAGTTCAAAATCTACAGTTGTATCGATTGGGGCTCCGTCAGGGTTATTTCCCGAAGATAATACGACCAATAATTTAAATCATATTATCAAAGCCAATTATACTATACTTACTGAGGAACCACCTTTAGCTTGTTACTTTGACGAAAATCAGCCGTTTTTAGGGCAGTGGAACATCTTACCTATTAATCCTAAAAAAGAAGAAGATCTTGTACCCTTTACTTCTGAAGAAGAAGTTATAGACATCATAAAACCAAGAAGAAGATTCTCTCATAAAGGTACTTATGGACATGGATTATTGGTAGCTGGCTCACTAGGTATGGCAGGTGCTTGTAGTATGGCTGCAAGTGCCTCTTTAAAATCGGGAATTGGACTTTTAACAATACACACCCCTTTGTGCAATAGAGCTATTCACCAGGTAAGCACACCTGAAGCAATGGTAGATTGCGACACAAATGAAATATGCTTTTCTCAATTATTAGATACAACAGGATACAAAGCAGTAGCCGTTGGTCCTGGTTTAGGTCTTGCAGAAGAAAGTGCAACAGCACTTCAACACCTTATTTTACAATGTGATGAGCTAGGTACCCCACTCATTATTGATGCTGATGGACTAAATATTCTAGCAAATTATCCCCATCTTTATAGAAATATTAAAGGAGCTATACTTACGCCTCATCCCGTTGAAATAGAAAGGCTAATTGGAAAATGTAATAATTCATACATTCGCTTGAATAGAGCAATAGAATTTGCTAAAAAGTTTGAAGTATTTATTATATTAAAAGATGCTTATTCCTTTGTGATTTGTCCTGACGGCAGTTATCAATTAAATCCAACAGGTAATGAGGGGATGGCAACAGGTGGTAGTGGAGATGTGCTAACTGGCATATTGTTAGCTTTAAGAGCACAGGGTTATAGTCAAGAAGAATGTATTAAGCTTGGTACTTATATTCATGGAAAAGCTGGAGATCTAGCTGCACTTGAAGTTGGGAAAATAGGTATGACAGCTCAAGACATAATTAAATATTTACCCAAAGCTTGGAAAGAGCTATCTGAAACTGCTCTAAAATATAATGGCTTTAATTTATTTAGTAACTCGACAAACTAA
- a CDS encoding AAA ATPase (InterPro IPR003593~KEGG: bfr:BF0791 putative ABC transporter ATP-binding protein~SMART: ATPase, AAA+ type, core~SPTR: Putative excinuclease ATPase subunit;~IMG reference gene:2504106397~PFAM: RecF/RecN/SMC N terminal domain) — translation MEEKAKYIKRIEIKNLWNRLTVKWDLRPDVNILAGINGVGKTTILNRVISFLEEHEGEKVTPTEDIEGVNVYFDSPQAQYIPYNVIRSYDRPLMVKEVTSRVDRNVRSELDWQLYLLQRKYLDYQVNVGNRMIECLGSNDPDVRVKAIEIAHNKTRFQDIVDELFSYTHKKIDRTRNEIVFNQRGKLLLPYQLSSGEKQMLLILLTTLVQDFDHFVLLMDEPEASLHIEWQQKLISIIRELNPNAQLILTTHSPAVIMEGWLDAVTEVSDISTLKE, via the coding sequence ATGGAAGAAAAGGCAAAATATATCAAGAGAATTGAAATTAAAAACCTTTGGAATCGATTAACTGTAAAATGGGATTTACGACCCGACGTTAATATCTTAGCAGGTATTAATGGAGTAGGGAAAACAACCATATTGAATCGAGTTATTAGCTTCCTTGAAGAGCATGAAGGGGAAAAGGTTACTCCAACTGAGGATATTGAGGGGGTGAATGTCTATTTTGACAGCCCCCAAGCTCAGTACATACCTTATAATGTCATTAGGAGTTATGATAGACCCTTAATGGTAAAAGAAGTAACCTCTAGAGTCGATCGAAATGTTCGATCTGAATTAGATTGGCAACTTTATCTTTTGCAAAGAAAATACTTGGATTATCAAGTGAATGTAGGTAACCGAATGATAGAATGTTTAGGTAGTAATGATCCTGATGTTCGTGTCAAAGCGATAGAGATTGCTCATAATAAAACAAGATTTCAAGATATTGTTGATGAGCTGTTTTCTTATACTCATAAAAAAATAGATAGAACAAGAAACGAGATTGTGTTCAATCAGAGAGGTAAATTACTCTTACCCTATCAGCTGTCGTCAGGAGAAAAGCAAATGTTGCTGATTCTCTTAACTACTTTGGTTCAAGATTTTGATCATTTTGTCCTCTTAATGGATGAACCAGAAGCTTCTTTACATATAGAATGGCAACAAAAATTAATCTCCATAATTAGAGAGTTAAATCCTAACGCACAATTAATATTAACTACGCACTCACCTGCTGTAATAATGGAGGGGTGGTTAGATGCGGTAACAGAAGTGAGTGATATTTCAACTTTAAAAGAGTGA